The Gemmatimonadota bacterium genome has a segment encoding these proteins:
- a CDS encoding aminotransferase class V-fold PLP-dependent enzyme, producing the protein MELTRRELLSGLGATAVSAAMGTSAGGQTAQPRATGPLVPGIPRKQDFAIAEGYTYINGAYTHPMPIAAAEAYRAAVQRRGSLGFPAPAPLPDARGAFARLINAKPSEIAWIQNTSSGENLVIEALGLNRPFDGNIVTDDLHFEGALIHLMELKTRGADIRVAKSKNGAVDLRDLERLVDRKTKLVEVSFVSMYNGFQHDLKQVCDLAHAHGAYVYADLIQGVGAVPLDVRATGLDFGATATYKWMMGDFGLAFFYVRESLIERVLGRPHWSYNSAPDAAIHLSPLDPQYPTPVTYTPGADAASHVQLGTTALSVAAALAVSVPYLEQLGVANIQAHRQPLLRKLQAELPRLGWIPQTPLDSTSPIVTFAVKDTREVGRKLDAARVSVRVADYWVRIAPSVFNDMADVDRLLDALT; encoded by the coding sequence ATGGAACTGACCCGCAGGGAGCTGCTTTCCGGGCTTGGGGCCACCGCGGTGTCCGCGGCGATGGGAACGTCCGCCGGAGGACAGACGGCGCAACCACGAGCGACGGGCCCCCTCGTCCCCGGGATCCCACGTAAGCAGGACTTCGCCATTGCCGAGGGCTACACCTACATCAATGGTGCCTATACGCATCCCATGCCCATCGCGGCCGCGGAGGCGTATCGCGCCGCCGTCCAGCGCCGCGGCTCCCTGGGGTTCCCGGCGCCGGCGCCGCTCCCGGATGCGCGCGGCGCCTTCGCGCGGTTGATCAACGCGAAACCGAGCGAGATCGCGTGGATCCAGAACACGAGCAGTGGCGAGAACCTGGTCATCGAGGCGCTGGGGCTCAACCGCCCGTTTGACGGCAACATCGTCACCGACGACCTCCACTTCGAGGGCGCGCTCATTCACCTGATGGAGTTGAAGACACGCGGCGCCGACATCCGCGTCGCGAAGTCGAAGAACGGCGCGGTGGACCTCCGCGACCTCGAGCGCCTCGTGGACCGCAAGACGAAGCTGGTCGAGGTGTCGTTCGTCTCGATGTACAATGGGTTCCAGCACGACCTGAAGCAGGTCTGCGACCTCGCGCATGCGCATGGGGCCTACGTGTACGCGGACCTCATCCAGGGGGTCGGCGCGGTACCATTGGACGTCCGGGCGACCGGGCTCGACTTTGGCGCGACGGCCACCTACAAGTGGATGATGGGTGACTTCGGGCTCGCCTTCTTCTACGTGCGCGAATCGCTGATCGAGCGCGTGCTCGGCCGGCCGCACTGGTCCTACAACTCGGCGCCAGACGCGGCGATCCACTTGTCGCCGCTCGACCCGCAGTACCCGACGCCGGTGACCTACACGCCGGGAGCTGATGCGGCCAGCCATGTCCAGCTGGGAACCACGGCCCTCTCCGTGGCGGCAGCCCTCGCGGTGTCGGTACCGTACCTGGAACAGCTCGGTGTCGCCAACATCCAGGCGCATCGCCAACCCCTGCTGCGCAAGCTGCAGGCCGAACTGCCGCGCCTGGGCTGGATCCCCCAGACACCACTCGACAGCACCTCACCGATCGTGACGTTTGCCGTGAAGGACACGCGCGAGGTGGGCCGCAAGCTCGACGCGGCGCGGGTCAGCGTGCGGGTCGCGGATTACTGGGTGCGCATCGCACCGTCGGTGTTCAACGACATGGCGGACGTCGATCGCCTGCTCGATGCGCTCACCTGA
- a CDS encoding NAD-dependent epimerase/dehydratase family protein, whose amino-acid sequence MSSRRDFVQRATLASAAMALGPRAATAAATSPRPTAAPTRAQKLLILGGTGFIGPHTVKYALERGHEVTILTRGRSATKVDGVEHLIADREGDLSVLSRRKWDAVLDNNARDYRWVQRSTRALKDSTDHYLFISSISAYRTADMSYASAGDVRMTPVMEDYQRFTPPANWKDGDVAPYGLTKALSEDIVNTAFPGRNTIVRPGLIVGPGDPTDRWTYWVMRVDAGGEVMAPGNPNHSSQVIDQRDLMEWSVRLAEGRVTGAFNGTGPATRMTFAEMLAGCRASTTSAVSFTWVPESFLAEQKLRIWSDIPAWAPGDPLMYVSVARAVAAGLTYRPLATTAMDLIAWDKARPAAEREKRAAGITRAREAEVLAAWKQRSR is encoded by the coding sequence ATGTCGTCCCGCCGCGACTTCGTCCAACGTGCCACCCTTGCGAGCGCCGCGATGGCTCTGGGCCCACGTGCCGCGACCGCAGCCGCCACGTCACCCCGGCCGACCGCCGCACCGACGCGGGCACAAAAGCTCCTCATCCTCGGCGGCACCGGCTTCATCGGGCCGCACACGGTCAAGTACGCGCTCGAGCGCGGCCACGAAGTCACCATCCTGACCCGCGGACGCAGCGCGACGAAGGTCGATGGCGTCGAGCACCTCATTGCCGACCGCGAAGGCGACCTCAGCGTCCTGTCGCGTCGAAAGTGGGACGCTGTCCTCGACAACAACGCCCGCGACTATCGCTGGGTCCAGCGCAGCACGCGCGCCCTCAAGGACTCCACCGATCACTACTTGTTCATCTCGTCCATCTCGGCCTATCGCACCGCCGACATGTCGTACGCGAGTGCGGGCGACGTGCGGATGACCCCGGTCATGGAGGACTACCAGCGCTTTACGCCCCCGGCCAACTGGAAGGACGGCGACGTCGCCCCCTACGGGCTCACCAAGGCGCTCTCCGAAGACATCGTCAACACCGCGTTCCCCGGCCGCAACACGATCGTGCGGCCGGGCCTGATCGTCGGGCCCGGCGACCCGACGGATCGCTGGACCTACTGGGTGATGCGGGTGGATGCGGGCGGCGAAGTGATGGCGCCCGGAAACCCCAACCATTCGTCGCAAGTGATCGACCAGCGCGACCTGATGGAGTGGTCGGTGCGCCTGGCCGAGGGACGCGTGACCGGCGCGTTCAACGGAACCGGTCCGGCCACGCGGATGACGTTCGCCGAGATGCTCGCCGGGTGCCGTGCCTCCACCACGTCGGCGGTCAGCTTTACCTGGGTGCCTGAGTCGTTCCTGGCTGAGCAGAAGCTGCGCATCTGGAGCGACATCCCGGCGTGGGCACCCGGTGATCCCCTGATGTACGTCAGTGTGGCTCGCGCCGTGGCCGCCGGGCTCACCTATCGCCCGCTGGCGACGACGGCGATGGACCTGATTGCGTGGGACAAGGCCCGGCCGGCGGCGGAGCGTGAGAAGCGCGCGGCGGGAATCACGCGGGCCCGCGAGGCCGAGGTGCTCGCGGCGTGGAAGCAGCGGTCGCGCTGA